One segment of Triticum aestivum cultivar Chinese Spring chromosome 2A, IWGSC CS RefSeq v2.1, whole genome shotgun sequence DNA contains the following:
- the LOC123038278 gene encoding uncharacterized protein: protein MAELATGAVSTLLGVIGQEALRLGRVRHDVQFIQEEMESMGSFLANLSANSREHDEQVRTWMNQVRILANDCNNCIDLYLYRGNPALHRPKEGPARCLWWTSWLPRKLLAQHRAAGQLRELKDRALDISNRRRRYGVEVKTESSSSRAGQLWEPLFLSATQDHEEEEEDYYQHAGDPLKVALSMTSMRMDKEAYFRERLDDWMGSVVSSEVKGDIEPNATGSTKLAAESKPLLPCIAFEVTKAEDTDRLALKVLGVVEDYFKRAKDVQDKVAVLPENKDAGNIIVFVDVPTVHYDSVPLQPHKILCYILAELEWPKGTPRSRWLTYTYTREKIREIKDMIRGVDVNAIHNLGDSDQLKNEEIGLGQLLRLLIYHSTSAAVSEKDKKIKSGVAILYNVIIKKTARKLKWKIEKGDSSPELPEPEYEDILKTVFPKSTSITTTAAANSPSGTSVDEEIEETVEGVKEMINELQKLDKSDKNPEADINKTTEKKKEIVKKIRNRLKIKMMVQKIKECLRDDQKILVILKLVYDKYVCQWEETRNSLSLLECPITGAVIVATKTAQRDKKQQAFQGPELDRMEYSLAGLYLDTVLRKIGQHMDSEETCQILRDILCRCESQEFCMKLFAHALYTKPKRSSEELSKLHRTLCDRVTQKSLPSRMFKFSYMELPKEYRFCLLYLAIFPQGRAMRRSTLIGRWVAEGLITTKDSRRSSSVDEAEKCFDTLVARCLVCPAGIGAAGRVKSCMVDELVYGFITTVAIKERILETWLSHHLARHFSIFNDVRLRSSDTIEDFFKKSSQFYKLKVLDLEGCECFPEYQYYLNDICRNIVMLKYLGLRGTGITRLPSEINNLLELEVLDIRDTKIPMSATRNILLRKLKRLLAGRKLKGLIASHVDSIQSSSDDKTKKVELVEVLCNGKLQNGLKRLLDGHVDSSPADYSSVQIPEKIEKMLGVEVLSNVKPKNQQDLVSIATLNDLKKLGVVINKESDLQPLLNAISELLNKSLRFLSITLDITIYKDSPSKLSLVNSPKDLESLTINGSKTCPEDIKSTSTQMWKLLESLTENGKQLAKITLSRTFLSQENLKVLAKLENLRCVKLRHSAYNESKLTFNKGEFKNLNKFLVEGNNMAEITFDNGAASNLEKIVLSFTSIVSISGVNCLQKLEELELKGINNMEMVHSLFDNAKHITKVTLRDTMLEQGDLKILASNKKMRSLVLLWKFYNGSHLIFEDEFQKLNLLIVDSSESDITKISFTNRSPNLEKIVWSFKGIVSLSGIDKLPALKELELKGGDSVPNKLKEDIKKQKIRLDYKPRDRIQDNATPTASLSGRSKAEYKKQGSSPLQQAFDQTPDLVRIVSSSAYSTWLRSIPNRTVNVSMGRCLHPCERWYELSLPNGGQTQALAMSRAPGERDQIQLEAEESVLAFFSRTIVSFASARSSLFSSVFVMNELGGKPLHLHWKKNKMRSSLGLALGRKDERQSSADADQLAA, encoded by the exons ATGGCGGAGCTCGCAACGGGTGCCGTGAGCACCCTGCTGGGTGTGATCGGCCAAGAGGCGCTGAGGCTCGGCCGTGTTCGGCACGACGTGCAGTTCATCCAGGAGGAGATGGAGAGCATGGGCAGCTTCCTGGCAAACCTCTCTGCAAACAGCCGCGAGCACGACGAGCAGGTCCGCACCTGGATGAACCAGGTCCGGATCCTCGCCAATGACTGCAACAACTGCATCGACCTCTACCTCTACCGCGGGAACCCCGCGCTCCACCGGCCCAAGGAAGGTCCCGCCCGTTGCCTCTGGTGGACTTCCTGGCTGCCACGGAAGCTGCTCGCGCAACACCGCGCGGCCGGCCAGCTGAGGGAGCTCAAGGACCGCGCATTGGACATCAGCAACCGCCGAAGGAGGTATGGCGTCGAGGTCAAAACAGAGTCATCATCTTCGAGGGCTGGGCAGCTCTGGGAGCCATTGTTCTTGTCGGCCACACAAgaccatgaagaagaagaagaagactactaCCAACATGCTGGTGATCCACTCAAGGTGGCCTTATCCATGACCAGCATGAGGATGGACAAGGAAGCCTACTTTCGAGAAAGGCTAGATGACTGGATGGGATCGGTGGTGAGTTCGGAGGTGAAGGGAGACATAGAGCCGAATGCGACAGGATCAACAAAACTGGCGGCCGAATCAAAACCATTACTACCATGCATCGCCTTTGAGGTAACGAAGGCCGAGGACACCGACCGTCTTGCGCTTAAAGTCCTGGGGGTGGTAGAAGACTATTTCAAGAGGGCAAAAGACGTCCAAGATAAGGTAGCTGTGCTACCAGAGAACAAGGACGCTGGGAACATCATCGTCTTCGTCGATGTCCCAACGGTGCACTACGATAGTGTACCACTACAACCCCACAAGATCCTGTGCTACATCCTCGCTGAGCTCGAGTGGCCGAAAGGCACTCCCAGATCAAGATGGCTTACTTACACATACACAAGGGAAAAGATTCGTGAAATCAAGGACATGATAAGAGGAGTGGATGTCAACGCAATACACAATCTTGGGGATTCGGACCAGTTGAAAAATGAAGAAATCGGCTTGGGCCAACTCCTCCGGCTGCTCATCTACCACTCAACTAGTGCTGCTGTATCTGAAAAAGACAAAAAGATTAAATCCGGAGTAGCAATATTGTACAATGTCATCATAAAAAAAACAGCCAGGAAACTCAAATGGAAAATAGAAAAAGGCGACTCAAGCCCAGAGCTGCCTGAGCCTGAATATGAAGACATATTGAAGACGGTGTTTCCAAAGTCGACCAGCATCACCACCACTGCTGCCGCCAATAGTCCCAGTGGCACATCGGTCGACGAAGAAATCGAAGAAACAGTTGAAGGGGTTAAAGAGATGATAAATGAGCTCCAGAAATTAGACAAATCTGACAAGAACCCAGAAGCTGATATTAACAAAACcacagagaagaagaaagaaatcgTAAAGAAGATTAGGAACCGTCTCAAGATCAAAATGATGGTGCAAAAGATTAAAGAATGTCTGAGAGATGATCAAAAGATCCTGGTAATCCTCAAATTAGTTTATGACAAGTATGTATGCCAATGGGAGGAGACCAGAAACAGTTTGAGCCTATTGGAGTGCCCCATCACTGGTGCTGTGATTGTGGCCACAAAGACCGCTCAACGGGACAAGAAGCAGCAAGCATTTCAAGGTCCAGAGCTGGATCGTATGGAATATTCTCTTGCTGGCCTCTACCTTGATACTGTGCTCAGAAAAATAGGCCAGCATATGGATAGTGAAGAAACCTGCCAGATTCTTCGCGACATCTTGTGCAGGTGCGAGTCACAAGAATTCTGTATGAAGCTCTTTGCTCATGCATTGTATACCAAACCCAAGAGGAGCAGTGAAGAGCTGAGCAAGTTGCACAGAACCTTGTGTGACCGTGTCACACAAAAATCATTGCCCAGTAGGATGTTCAAGTTCTCCTACATGGAGCTACCTAAAGAGTACAGATTCTGTTTGTTGTACCTTGCTATCTTCCCTCAAGGACGTGCCATGAGACGGTCAACCTTGATAGGACGATGGGTTGCAGAAGGGCTGATAACCACCAAAGACTCACGCCGGTCCTCTTCAGTGGATGAAGCCGAGAAATGTTTTGATACACTGGTCGCACGGTGCCTTGTTTGTCCTGCCGGCATTGGTGCTGCTGGAAGGGTCAAGAGCTGCATGGTGGATGAGCTAGTTTATGGATTCATTACCACGGTCGCCATCAAGGAGCGCATTCTGGAGACATGGCTGTCACATCACTTGGCTCGTCACTTCTCCATATTCAACGATGTCCGCCTCCGCAGCTCAGACACAATAGAGGATTTCTTTAAAAAGTCATCTCAGTTCTACAAGCTCAAGGTGCTAGATCTAGAAGGCTGTGAATGCTTCCCAGAGTACCAGTACTACCTGAATGACATATGCAGGAACATAGTAATGCTAAAGTATCTCGGCCTGAGGGGAACAGGCATTACCAGGCTGCCCAGTGAAATCAACAatcttcttgagctggaggtaTTGGATATCCGGGATACCAAGATCCCTATGTCTGCCACAAGAAATATCCTGCTCCGAAAGCTGAAACGACTGTTGGCTGGTCGAAAGCTGAAGGGTCTGATAGCTAGTCACGTTGACTCAATTCAAAGCAGTTCTGATGACAAGACCAAAAAAGTGGAGCTTGTGGAGGTACTGTGCAATGGCAAGCTTCAGAATGGTCTGAAGCGTCTGTTGGACGGTCATGTTGATTCAAGTCCTGCTGATTACTCCAGTGTGCAGATCCCTGAGAAGATCGAAAAAATGCTGGGTGTGGAAGTATTGTCCAATGTCAAGCccaagaatcaacaagacttggtaAGCATTGCAACTCTAAATGACCTGAAGAAGCTCGGTGTGGTTATCAACAAGGAGAGTGACCTCCAGCCGTTGCTTAATGCAATCAGTGAGCTCCTAAACAAGTCCCTCCGCTTTCTGTCAATTACTCTTGACATAACCATATACAAGGACTCTCCCTCAAAGCTGAGTCTGGTAAACAGCCCCAAGGATCTTGAGAGCCTAACTATCAATGGAAGCAAAACGTGCCCCGAGGATATCAAAAGCACTAGCACACAAATGTGGAAGCTTCTTGAATCATTGACTGAAAATGGAAAGCAACTTGCCAAGATAACTCTAAGTCGCACTTTTTTGAGCCAGGAAAATCTGAAGGTCCTTGCCAAGCTTGAGAACTTACGTTGTGTCAAGCTTCGACACAGTGCGTACAATGAGAGCAAGCTCACTTTCAATAAGGGAGAATTCAAAAATCTCAACAAATTTCTTGTTGAGGGAAACAACATGGCTGAAATCACATTTGATAATGGAGCAGCTAGTAACCTCGAGAAGATCGTTTTGTCCTTCACCAGCATAGTCTCTATCAGTGGAGTCAACTGCCTTCAAAAACTGGAGGAGCTCGAGCTGAAGGGCATCAATAACATGGAGATGGTGCATTCATTATTTGACAATGCCAAACACATAACCAAGGTGACTCTTCGTGATACAATGCTGGAGCAAGGTGATCTGAAAATCCTTGCTAGCAATAAGAAGATGCGCTCCCTAGTGCTCCTGTGGAAGTTTTATAATGGCAGTCATCTTATCTTCGAAGATGAATTCCAAAAGCTCAACCTTCTTATTGTTGACTCCTCTGAGTCTGACATAACCAAGATAAGCTTTACCAACAGGTCTCCTAATCTTGAGAAGATCGTCTGGTCATTCAAGGGAATTGTTTCTCTGTCCGGAATCGACAAGCTTCCTGCATTAAAGGAGCTGGAGTTGAAAGGTGGTGACAGTGTCCCTAATAAGTTGAAAGAAGACATTAAAAAACAAAAGATTAGGCTTGACTATAAACCCAGGGATAG GATTCAGGACAATGCGACGCCAACAGCTTCCTTGTCAGGTAGATCAAAAGCAGAGTATAAGAAGCAAGGAAGTTCT CCTCTGCAACAGGCATTTGATCAAACACCTGACCTGGTGCGCATTGTCTCGTCGTCGGCCTACTCCACCTGGCTGCGTTCCATCCCAAATCGAACTGTGAACGTCTCCATGGGTCGATGCCTCCATCCATGCGAGAGATGGTATGAGTTATCCTTGCCAAATGGAGGGCAGACCCAGGCGCTGGCAATGTCTCGAGCACCTGGTGAGCGTGACCAGATACAGCTAGAGGCAGAGGAATCCGTCCTCGCGTTCTTCAGCAGAACCATTGTTAGCTTCGCCAGCGCGCGATCGAGTCTTTTCTCATCGGTTTTCGTGATGAATGAACTTGGGGGCAAGCCCCTGCATCTGCATTGGAAAAAGAATAAAATGCGCTCGAGCCTGGGACTTGCCTTAGGAAGGAAGGATGAGCGCCAAAGCTCGGCAGATGCAGATCAGCTCGCCGCTTGA